One stretch of Micromonospora echinospora DNA includes these proteins:
- a CDS encoding SDR family oxidoreductase: MRIAVAGATGRIGALTAAALERQGHDVVRISRSQGVDLLTGDGLDEALAGVESVVDTTNVAARERSETVAYLGALTRNLLAAEQRAGVRHHVLLSIVGIHRVDDNAHYAGKREQERLVAGGPVPWTIVPATQFHDFAAMVTGWTERDGAATVAPLLVQPIAPRDVADILAEVAVGEPQGRHVDIAGPATEDLVDMARRTHEARGRRVRLVPTWSGVFGTSMAGNVLLPGDDARIAPTSFDDWLAAGAR; the protein is encoded by the coding sequence ATGCGGATCGCGGTTGCCGGGGCGACAGGCCGCATCGGGGCGCTCACCGCCGCCGCGCTGGAGCGGCAGGGCCACGACGTCGTACGCATCAGCCGCTCGCAGGGTGTGGATCTCCTGACGGGCGACGGGCTGGACGAGGCGCTCGCCGGCGTCGAGTCGGTGGTCGACACGACCAATGTGGCGGCACGCGAGCGTTCCGAGACGGTGGCGTATCTCGGTGCCCTCACGCGCAACCTGCTGGCGGCCGAACAACGCGCCGGCGTACGGCACCACGTGCTGCTGTCGATCGTCGGCATCCACCGGGTCGACGACAACGCCCACTACGCGGGCAAGCGGGAGCAGGAGCGACTGGTGGCAGGCGGGCCGGTGCCGTGGACGATAGTCCCGGCCACCCAGTTCCACGACTTCGCCGCGATGGTCACCGGCTGGACCGAGCGCGACGGCGCCGCCACTGTCGCGCCGCTGCTGGTGCAACCGATCGCACCCCGGGACGTCGCCGACATCCTCGCCGAGGTCGCGGTCGGTGAACCGCAGGGACGCCACGTCGACATCGCCGGACCCGCGACGGAGGATCTCGTCGACATGGCTCGGCGTACCCATGAGGCGCGGGGTCGCCGGGTCCGGCTTGTCCCGACGTGGTCGGGCGTGTTCGGCACGTCGATGGCAGGCAACGTGCTGCTGCCCGGCGACGACGCGCGTATCGCGCCGACCAGCTTCGACGACTGGCTAGCGGCCGGTGCCCGCTGA
- a CDS encoding TetR/AcrR family transcriptional regulator, whose protein sequence is MTPQPTRRNEQSRRAILAAALELLTETGYQALTVEAIAARAGVGKQTIYRWWRGKGAVILDALADDMPEVIALPDTGDLRADLREVLRATVAEFADPRLSATTRAITIETLADEDLAGQARDRLLRPQLNAVRARLEAAREAGQVRPDASLDLVVELLFGPLYHRWLLRNGPLTDDYAGGIVDLVVAAVTPSAGTGR, encoded by the coding sequence GTGACCCCACAGCCCACCCGCCGCAACGAGCAGTCCCGCCGCGCGATCCTCGCCGCCGCGCTGGAGCTGCTGACCGAGACCGGATACCAGGCCCTGACCGTCGAGGCGATCGCCGCCCGTGCCGGGGTCGGCAAGCAGACCATCTACCGCTGGTGGCGTGGCAAGGGCGCGGTCATCCTGGACGCGCTCGCCGACGACATGCCGGAGGTCATCGCCCTGCCCGACACCGGTGACCTGCGGGCTGATCTGCGTGAGGTTCTCCGGGCCACAGTCGCCGAGTTCGCCGATCCACGGCTGTCCGCCACCACCCGTGCCATCACCATCGAGACACTCGCCGACGAGGACCTGGCCGGTCAGGCGCGCGACCGGCTGCTCCGCCCCCAGTTGAACGCGGTCCGCGCCCGCCTGGAGGCCGCCCGCGAGGCCGGCCAGGTACGCCCCGACGCTTCCCTGGACCTGGTGGTGGAGCTGCTGTTCGGCCCGCTCTACCACCGCTGGCTGCTGCGCAACGGCCCGCTGACCGACGACTACGCCGGCGGCATCGTCGACCTGGTCGTCGCCGCGGTCACCCCGTCAGCGGGCACCGGCCGCTAG
- a CDS encoding macrolide family glycosyltransferase, whose translation MVSIPFHGHVNPSLDIIRTLVRRGHRVTYANDPAFAEVIRSTGAELKPYASTLPADGGAGTDDPIAQLTLFLDDAVAMLPQLRAAYADDRPDLFLYDIAGAPARLLGEQWGIPAVQLSSTFVAWDGYEQEMAPVVEAMRADPRGAEYYQRFTAWLTAEGSSVTDSMAFQGRPPRSLVLPPEALQPNADRVDRSVYSFVGPVLGDRADQGSWVRPKHAGKVLLVSLGSAFTQRPEFYRRCVAAFGDLPGWHTVLQIGKYVDPAELGPVPDSVEVHRWVPQLAVLEQADAFVTHAGMGGSSEGLYCGTPMIAVPQAADQFANAEQLAALGVARVVDSAGVTAAELRAALLALTSDPAVVARSAELQRQARAAGGADRAADLIEAELAVALGGAGPRS comes from the coding sequence ATGGTCAGCATTCCGTTCCACGGCCACGTCAACCCGAGCCTGGACATCATTCGTACCCTCGTGCGGCGCGGCCACCGGGTCACCTACGCCAATGACCCCGCCTTCGCCGAGGTCATCCGGTCCACCGGCGCGGAGCTGAAGCCGTACGCCTCGACGCTGCCCGCCGACGGCGGCGCCGGAACCGACGACCCGATCGCGCAGCTCACGCTCTTCCTCGACGACGCAGTCGCCATGCTGCCGCAGCTACGGGCCGCCTACGCCGACGACCGGCCGGACCTGTTCCTCTACGACATCGCCGGCGCGCCGGCCCGGCTGCTCGGCGAGCAGTGGGGGATCCCGGCCGTCCAGCTCTCCTCGACGTTCGTCGCCTGGGACGGCTACGAGCAGGAGATGGCGCCCGTCGTGGAGGCGATGCGGGCCGATCCCCGTGGCGCCGAGTACTACCAGCGGTTCACGGCATGGCTGACGGCGGAGGGTTCGTCGGTCACCGACAGCATGGCGTTCCAGGGCCGGCCGCCCCGCAGCCTCGTCCTGCCGCCGGAGGCGCTCCAGCCGAACGCCGACCGGGTGGACCGGTCGGTCTACAGCTTTGTCGGCCCGGTCCTGGGCGACCGCGCCGACCAGGGTTCCTGGGTACGACCGAAGCACGCCGGGAAGGTGCTGCTCGTCTCGCTCGGCTCCGCCTTCACCCAGCGGCCCGAGTTCTACCGCCGCTGCGTCGCCGCGTTCGGCGACCTGCCCGGCTGGCACACCGTTCTCCAGATCGGCAAGTACGTCGACCCGGCCGAACTCGGTCCCGTCCCGGACAGCGTCGAGGTCCACCGGTGGGTGCCGCAGCTGGCCGTACTGGAGCAGGCGGATGCCTTCGTCACCCACGCCGGCATGGGCGGCAGCAGCGAAGGTCTCTACTGCGGGACGCCGATGATCGCCGTACCGCAGGCGGCCGACCAGTTCGCCAACGCCGAGCAACTGGCCGCCCTCGGCGTCGCCCGGGTCGTCGACTCGGCCGGCGTCACCGCCGCGGAGCTGCGTGCGGCGCTGCTGGCCCTCACGTCGGACCCCGCAGTGGTGGCCCGCAGCGCCGAGCTGCAGCGGCAGGCGCGCGCCGCCGGGGGCGCGGACCGGGCCGCCGATCTGATCGAGGCCGAACTCGCCGTCGCGCTCGGCGGTGCCGGGCCTCGATCGTGA
- a CDS encoding DUF1062 domain-containing protein produces MLPWVVRRTRLPLLSLRCVTCRAESATAARGRFRVNANGKLLDVWLLVHCVSCGRTSKLTVRERATVSSFDPNDLHGHQLNDPDLVAATLLDPAFARRCRFTLDWTGAWRLDAPVVPLDGWPVQVNVTFDDPAPVRPDRLIAHRFGLTRSEVLRRVKCDIPLNRPTSTAFTFTVLAED; encoded by the coding sequence GTGCTGCCCTGGGTCGTCCGCCGGACCCGCCTTCCGCTGCTGTCGCTGCGCTGCGTCACCTGCCGGGCGGAGTCGGCCACCGCCGCCCGGGGCCGGTTCCGGGTCAACGCCAACGGCAAGCTGCTGGACGTCTGGCTGCTGGTGCACTGCGTGTCCTGCGGCCGGACCAGCAAGCTCACCGTCCGCGAGCGGGCGACTGTCAGCTCGTTCGATCCCAACGATCTGCACGGCCACCAACTCAACGACCCAGACCTGGTGGCGGCCACCCTGCTGGACCCGGCGTTCGCCCGGCGCTGCCGCTTCACCCTCGACTGGACCGGCGCGTGGCGCCTGGACGCGCCGGTCGTGCCGCTCGACGGGTGGCCGGTGCAGGTCAACGTCACGTTCGACGACCCGGCGCCGGTACGCCCGGACCGGCTCATCGCCCACCGGTTCGGCCTCACCCGGTCCGAGGTGCTGCGCCGGGTCAAGTGCGACATCCCGCTGAACCGTCCGACGAGCACCGCATTCACCTTCACCGTGCTGGCGGAGGACTGA
- a CDS encoding TetR family transcriptional regulator, whose product MTTDQSRPGLRDRKKRQTRAALSAAALRLVAERGLDQVTVEEISEAADVSARTFFNYFPSKDEALLGDQPTDREVLAARIVAAPPEVSAFDALRLAFDDVVEAIEADRDVWLLRLRVIAANPSLLPRLISGNAETEQVIVAAVAARLGLDPCHGHPTLVTTVAGAVFRTALMQWVEQPDTTTLRELTAQAFAAVAAGLPDPHAST is encoded by the coding sequence GTGACCACGGATCAGAGCCGCCCCGGCCTGCGTGACCGCAAGAAGCGGCAGACCCGCGCCGCCCTCAGCGCGGCCGCGCTGCGCCTGGTCGCCGAGCGGGGCCTGGACCAGGTGACGGTGGAGGAGATCAGCGAGGCCGCCGACGTGTCGGCCCGCACCTTCTTCAACTACTTCCCCAGCAAGGACGAGGCGCTGCTCGGCGACCAGCCGACCGACCGCGAGGTGCTGGCCGCCCGCATCGTCGCCGCGCCGCCGGAGGTGTCCGCGTTCGACGCGCTGCGGCTGGCCTTCGACGACGTCGTCGAGGCCATCGAAGCCGATCGGGACGTGTGGCTGCTGCGCCTGCGGGTGATCGCGGCGAACCCGTCGCTGCTTCCGCGGCTGATCAGCGGCAACGCCGAAACGGAACAGGTGATCGTCGCGGCGGTGGCCGCCCGGCTGGGGCTCGACCCGTGCCACGGGCACCCGACGCTCGTCACCACTGTCGCCGGCGCGGTCTTCCGCACCGCCCTGATGCAGTGGGTCGAGCAACCCGACACGACGACACTGCGCGAGCTGACCGCCCAGGCGTTCGCCGCCGTCGCCGCCGGCCTGCCCGATCCGCACGCCTCGACCTGA